The stretch of DNA TGCTACGGTAGCGAGGCTGTTTTTTTATGCGGTTTCAGCAGTAAGTTCATCTTCGTACGCTCGTGGGCGTTTGGGGTCGGGGCCGAAACGGTTTTGCCCACGCGTACCTTCTACAAAGCTCATCCCGATGCTCAGGCCATAACTGACTATGGGTAGCAGAAACAGCAACCACCACCAGCCGCTCAGGTTGGTATCGTGCAGCCGTTTGATTACCTGAATATTAGCCACTATTATTCCCAGAAAAATTACCAGACCTACTCCTGCCGCGGCCAGCATTTCGCTCTTGGGGGAGGCGTATTGCACCTGACTAGCCAGAGCGTAGGCCAGCATAACCAACCCATAAATAGCGAGTGTACGAAACCAGTACGTTTGCCGCCGGAGCCGCCCCCGAATAGAAAATAACTCTTGCACGAAATTGTCTAATCAGAATAAACCCTGTTCAGGAGAAAGGTACTAATTCACTTTCTCTTTCGTAATGACAATAGTCATGACCAGTCTATAGGCAACAAAAAAGCCGCTTTCTGTTATAGAAACGGCTTTTTTGTTGATACTAGATTTCTAGGATTAGATCGGCACGTTCACGTGGCGCTCAGCGTGGTAGCTGGAGCGTACCAGCGGGCCGCTTTCTACATACTTAAGGCCACGAGCCAAGCCTTCTTCGCGGTAGTGAGCAAAGAGGTCGGGGTGGATAAACTCGGCTACCTCTAAGTGGCGCTTAGTGGGCTGGAGGTACTGGCCTAGGGTCAAAATGTCGAGGCCATTAGCAACAAGGTCGTCCATGGCGCGGTACATCTCTTCCTTGGTTTCACCCAACCCCAGCATAATCCCCGACTTGGTGCGCTTACCAGCTTCCTTGGTGCGGCGGATTTGCTCCAGGCTACGGTCGTACTTAGCTTGTGGGCGTACGAGACGGTAGAGGCTACCCACCGTTTCCACGTTGTGCGACACCACTTCCTGGCCGCCAGCAATCATGGTATCGAGGGCGGCCCAGTTGGCCTTCACGTCCGGAATCAGGGTCTCAATGGTAGTGGAGGGGCTTAGCTCCTTTACACGCACTACCGTCTCGTACCAGATGCTAGCGCCACGGTCTTTCAGCTCGTCGCGGTTCACGCTGGTAATTACGGCATGCTTCACGCCCATTAGCTGAATGGCTTCGGCTACGCGGCGGGGCTCGTCGGTATCAAACTCAGTGGGGCGGCCAGTGGCCACGGCACAGAACGAGCAGGAACGCGTGCACACGTTCCCTAGAATCATGAACGTAGCGGTGCCTGCGCCCCAGCACTCACCCATATTGGGGCAGTTGCCGCTTTCGCAGATGGTATGCAGTTTATGTTCATCCACCAAGCGGCGGACATTGGCGTAAGCGGGTCCCACGGGCAGCTTCACGCGTAGCCAGTCGGGCTTACGCGGCTTGGCGGGCGCTACGGGAGCAGCCGCCTCCGGCTGAATGATGGGCAAAGTCAGCAACAGGTCATTCATGCAGCAAAGGTAGTGGGTATTGAAGTATGGAATGCGTATTACTCAGACACGGTAGCGCTGAAAATGTTCCCGAAGTGGTGGCCTAGGTAGTAGGGCTGGCTTAGCAGCCAGCAGGCCCCTGCATACAAAAAGGCCTTTCCGCTGGGAAAGGCCTTCTCATCATGACTGAACAGCCTAGTAGTTATTAACTCCGGTGCCCTAAGTAAATTGTCAGATATACTGAGGGATAAAACAGCGTATTCAGCTTATCATCAGGCATGCCTAGTGCCCGCAAGATAGTGAGACGCTTGGTGTAGGCCTCAAACAGAAAGCCCGTTTCAACACCGGCCACCGCATCGCGGTAGCGGCCGTACTCAAAGCTCAGTGCTCCACGCACGTGCGCTCCGATAGTAGGCGTGGTTTCTCCAATTCCGGAGAAGAGGGGGGCCCGATCCACAATGCGCTGCTGCGTATGAATCTGGGGGTCGTACTGCTCGTTGCGGTAGTCGGTGGCCCCAATAGGGTTGTTGCGACTGTCGCGTAAGGTATAGTCGTAGGTGATATAGTAGGGCATGAGCAGCGCTACCGAAGGGCCTGCACCCACCAGGGCATTCACCTGCACGCCTGATTCGGGTGCTTTGCGGAAAATCACGCGTTGGAGGCCAACCGAAGGGCGCACCACAAACATGTAGTTGGCCTTGCCATCAACGTAAAGCCCTCCGAATGGAGTGGGCAGCTTGTACTCCTTAGGGTGTTTTACCTCTACCCCCTCCACGCTCCAGAACCGGGACCAATCTTGGTTAAGCGGTTTCATGGAACGCACCGACACGCCTCCAATCAGTCCGCCGCGCGTATTAAAGTTAACCCCGTACACGAATTCCTTCCGGTAAGAGGGGTCTTCGTTGCTGGATGGCAGCAACGTGGTGCGGCGCTGCTGGGCCCGCGCAGACAAGCCCGCCCCCAGGATAGTAAGCAGCAAGCTGCCGCCGAAGATTAGACGTGTATGCACGGGTTTGAGGGAAAAAAAGTCAAGCGCAGCTTCGCACTTAGTGCAAAATCTGCCAACACTACCGAAAGTACGTAAATTTACGAGCATCAGTCTGCCAATTTTCATCCTGTATTATGAGCACTGCCACCGCCCGCTACGCCGGCCATCTACGCACTGAGGCTACGCATGTAGCCTCCGGCAATACCATCCTCACCGACGCGCCCGTGGATAACCACGGCCGGGGAGAGGCCTTCTCTCCTACCGACCTAGTGAGTGCCGCGCTGGGCTCGTGCATGATGACCATAATGGGCATTGTTGCGGAGCGCCACGAGGTAGACCTGACGGGCGTTACGTATGATGTGACCAAGCATATGGCAGCGGAGCCGCGCCGGATCCGTCAGATTGATGTAACGTTCCGGATGCCTGCCGTATTACCCGAGAAAGAGCGAACTATTCTTGAAAATGCAGCCCGCACCTGCCCGGTAGCTCTCAGCCTGAACCCGGAAATTCAGCAAGAGGTTCGGTTTATTTACGCCTAGCGAAAACTAGCGCACCAACGTGTAGAAAAGATGAATAGGGAGCCCGCCTCCGCTAGTTGCGCAGGCTCGGCTCCCTATTCATCTTTTGCTATTTTACGGCTACCGCCTCCTTCACATCACTGAGGCGGATGCTCATGTGCGAGGCATCAAAACGACACTCCCCGTTCTGAATTACCAACAACTGGGGCGACTCGTGCCGGACGCTGAACTTCTCCGCTATTTCATTGGAAATAGGCCGGAACCGCAGTAGATCGAGGTAGTACAGCTTCGTGCTGTCGAGGTTGGCCTCGGACCACTGCCGCTCTATTTTGGCTTTGGCGGCCGCGCTAATAGAGCAACTGGTGCTGTGCTTGAAGATAATGATGGGCTGCTCATACGACTCGCGTACGATATCAGTGAGCTGCTCTGCTTGGGTAAGGGGCTGCCAGGGCGTCATAACTTAGTGCGGGTGATTTAGGGGGTAGGCTCTTTGTCTTTTTTCCGCAGACGGAGCGAAACGCGGGACGGTTCACTAACGCGAGGCGCGCCGGAACGGTCAAACTTATAACTCTTCCGGTCGTCTTTGGGTTCGAGAGCCGCTAATCGGCCACCGTTGCCTTCCTTCAGCTCGGGCTTGGTTACCACCAGGTGCGAGTCTTTATACTCGGCGGGGTAGCGGCGCGCATCACGGAGGGCCCGCCGGCTTTCCGTCCGCTGCTTGCCGCGGCTGGTGGGGGCTAGCTGGGCCTGGGCCTGCACGGTGCACAGGCCTAGCAGCAGCGTGGTGACGAGCAATACGTAACGCATAGAAGGGCAGTAAGATGATAACTTGACGGTATACCTTTTCCTTAACGAGGAGCCGGCTAAAAGGGTAACACAATTCCCAGAAACTTACGCTGGCCTACCTTGCGCTTTACACGCCGCCGCTCATACTTGGGCTTTTTCAGCAGCCCCTGTTTATCGTAGCTGTTTTTCTGCGTTTTTACGTCTTCTTTCTCTACCGATAAAGCTTGTCCATTAGCGGCCTGGTTATCGGCACTGGCTGCCTTTTTTATCTTGGGCTGGGGTGGTCCCTTCGGGTTCGGAATCCGATAGCTGTGGCAGGCGGGCGCAGTAAACAATAAAAGCCCGGCAATAACAAGCAGGCACAGACGGCGGAAAGCTCCGGAGAGGTTCATTCTAGTATACATTCGGCCCTTACCAAGAGCATAAGCTCCGCAAAATACACAAATAGCTATAGGTACACTTTTGAAATTTGCAGCATGAGTGGCCTAGCGAAACCTATAACTATCATTCCGACGCATCCGGAAGCTGGCTTAGACGCTAGGCCAGTAACACGGCTTCCGTGCGCGTCGGAACGACAGTAAAGGTGGCCTAGCGCTTAATAATTGCGCAGCTTTTCTACGGTTTGGCGGAGGCGCTGCTGGGGCAGGAATACTTTTTCCAGCGGTGGCGCAAAGGGCACAGCAGTATCCAGGGAGGCCACGCGCTGCACAGGCGCATCAAGGTGCTCAAAGCAGTGCTCGGCAATCCAGGCGGCAATTTCACCACCTAGGCCACCCACTAGCGTGTCTTCGTGCAGAATGATAACGCGGCCATTCTTCTCCACGGTTTTGCGCACGGCCTCCTCATCCCAGGGCAGCAAGGTGCGCAGGTCCAGAATATCAGCCGACAGGCCTAGCTCATCGGCCAGGGCGGTGGCCCAGTGCACACCGGCTCCGTAAGTAATGATGCTCATTTCGTCGCCTTCGCGCACCAGCGCCGCTTTGCCAATGGGCGTGGTATAGTAGGCATCGGGCACGGGGGCCGTGAGGCTGCGATACAGCAGCTTGTGCTCAAAGAACATCACGGGGTTAGGGTCCTCGATGGCCGCGCAGATCAAGCCTTTGGCATCTACGGGGTTGCTGGGGAATACCACTTTCAGGCCGGGGGTATGGGTAAACCACGCCTCGTTGCTCTGGGAGTGAAAAGGGCCCGCAGCCGAGCCAGCCCCGGTGGGCATGCGCACTACCACATCGGCGTTCTGGCCCCAGCGGTAATGGCTCTTGGCCAGGTTGTTTACAATTTGATTGAAGCCGCAGGTCACGAAGTCAGCAAACTGCATTTCCACCATGCTCTTCTTGCCCTTAATGCTCAGGCCCAGGCCCGCCCCCACAATGGCAGATTCGCAGAGCGGCGTATTGCGGACTCGCCCTTTGCCAAACTGGCCTACGAAGCCATCGGTCACTTTAAACACGCCACCATAGTCAGCAATATCCTGGCCCATGAGCACCAGCTCAGGGTAGCGCTCCATGCTCTGGCGCAGGCCGTCAGAAATGGCATCTACGTAGCGTTTGTCGGTGGTTGTGCTTAGGGAAGAATTTAGAATTGCGAACTGAGAGTTGAGAGGCGAAACTGCTACCGCATCTGTTTCCTGGGCTCTCGGCTCTATGCTCTCCCCCCTTAGCTCTCCAACTGGCGCGTACATATCCGCTAGCTCTAGAGCAACATCAGCAGTGGGCATGGGGGTGGCATCAGCAATGCGCAGACCTTCCTCAATCTCACGCTTAATAGTCTCGCGAAAGCGTAGGCGGGCTTCTTCGTCCAGAACCCCTTCCTGCATCAGCCACTTTTCGTAGTTCTCTACGGGGTCCCTTTGGGCCCACTCCGTGAACATCTCCTGAGGCACGTACTTAGTGCCGCTGGCTTCCTCATGTCCGCGCATCCGGAAGGTGAGGGCTTCTATTAATACGGGGCGCGGGTTACGGCGCAGCCCCTCGGCGAGGCGGCGCACTGTGTCATACACCTCCAGCACATTGTTGCCATCAACCTGAATGGCCTGCATACCGTAGGCCGGTCCTTTATCAATGAACTGCTTGAAGCGGAATTGCTCGTTAGAGGGCGTACTCAGGCCGTAACCGTTGTTTTCAATCATGAAAATGACGGGCAGCTGCCACACGGCAGCCACATTCAGGGCCTCATGGAAGTCCCCCTCGGAGGCGCCGCCGTCGCCGCTATAGGTGAGCGTTACTTTGGGCCGTTCCTCCAGCTTATCGGCCAGGGCAATGCCATCGGCCACGGCCAGTTGGGGGCCCAGGTGGGAAATCATGCCCACAATGTGGTGCTCGTTGGTGCCGAAGTGAAACGACCGGTCGCGGCCCTTAGTGAAGCCAGTATTTTTACCCTGCCACTGCGCAAAAAGGCGGTCTAGCGGAATATTGCGGCCCGTAAACACGCCTAAGTTGCGGTGCAGGGGCAGGATGTACTCGTCGGGCTCCAGAGCCAGAGTGCTGCCCACCGAAATGGCCTCCTGCCCAATACCAGAGAACCATTTGCTCACTTTTCCCTGCCGCAGCAGAATAAGCATCTTCTCCTCAATCAGACGGGGCTTTAGCAGGCCCTGGTACAGATGCAGAAGGGTTTCGTTGGAGTAGTCCTTGCGGTCGAAGTGCATAACGGAAAGCGAACTGAGTAGTGGGTGGCGCCAAAAGTACGGGTTTGGGTTGGAAGGAAAATCATGAAGCTGGCTTTGTGAAAAGCAGTAGCCTAGGCATCTACTTCCGGGGCTAGTTTCTCTGTTTTCACCATCTGTACAGGTCGGCAAAGCTTAGAGCTATTGGCGGAACAACTTATAAGCTCCAAAGGCAGCAAGCACACACAATGCAGCTTTCCTGGCCTGCATTAAAGTGTAGGAGGGCAATTCATGTAACATATCAGCGGAAAGAAATCAGCACATCTTCACCTTCAGTCAGTATTGTGGCTTTTACTCAGTTGTCGGTTTTGCCGGTTCATCAGCCGCTTCGTATCTCATTGCCAGCACCGAGCGAGCGGCCCGTGCCATACTGCCAGGCCTGCGCGCAACGTTGTAAACCTACCCGGTAGCCGCGTACGTACATCTGGCAACTTCCCTGCTCCAGCCGCCCGAAACTTCTCTTTCTGGCGGCTGGTTAGGTATATTGTTGGCCTCTTGGCCCCTCCCCTGCCTCTACCTATGATTCAATTCGAAGAATTCACGCTCTCCAATGGCCTACGCTGCCTAGTGCACGAAGACCACAGCACGCCCATGGCCGTGCTTAACATCCTGTACAACGTAGGCTCCCGCGACGAGGACCCGGCGCACACCGGCTTTGCCCACCTGTTTGAGCATCTGATGTTCTCGGGCTCCGTGAACATTCCCAGCTACGACGAGCCCCTGCAGATGGTGGGCGGCGAGAACAACGCTTTCACCTCCCCCGACATTACTAACTATTACCTCACCCTGCCCGCCGCGAACCTGGAAACCGGCTTCTGGCTGGAGTCGGACCGGATGCTGAGCTTAGCTTTTTCGGAGAATGGCCTAGAGGTGCAGCGCAAAGTGGTGGTGGAAGAGTTCAAACAGAATTACCTGAACCAGCCCTACGGCGACGTGTGGCTGAAGCTACGGCCCCTGGCCTACCAGCACCACCCCTACCAGTGGGCTACCATTGGTAAAGAGGTCAGCCACATCGAAGACGCTACCATGCAGCAGGTGCGTGACTTCTTCGCCAAACATTATTCTCCCTCAAACGCCGTGCTGGTAGTAGCTGGCGCTGTCACGCGGGCTGAAGCAGAGCGCCTGGCCGAGAAGTGGTTCGGGCCTATTCCGGCTGGCACCCGCTACGAGCGCCAGCTGCCCCAGGAGCCTCGCCAAACCGAAGCCCGCTTCTTGGAAGTAAGGGCTGAAGTACCGGTTTCAGCGCTGTATAAAGTATACCACATGCCCGGCCGCGGTGATGCTCATTATTACGATGTGGACCTACTCAGCGACGTGCTGGGCCGGGGCAAGTCGAGCCGTTTGTATCAGGAGCTAGTGAAAGAGCAGCCGTTGTTCAACTCTATTTCAGCCTCCGTCATGGGCTCACTGGAGCCCGGCCTCTTAGTGGTGAGCGGCAAGCTAAATGCGGGAGTTTCCTTGGAAGAAGCAGATGCCGCCGTAGAGCAAGTAGTAGCTCGTTTGCGTGAGGAGCTAGTGGCAGAACAGGAACTGGAGAAAGTAAAGAACCAGGCTGAGGCCAGCATTGTGTTCAGCGAGATTGAACTTCTGCACCGGGCCATGAACTTGGCCTACAGCAAGCTCCTCGGCGACGCCGACCTGGTAAATCAGGAAAGCGCCAAAGTGCAAGCCGTAACTCCCGAGCGGGTACTCGCCGCAGCCCAGGAAGTACTCCGGCCCGACAACTGCAGCACCCTTTACTACCGTGCCCAGCCGCAATTGGCTACTGCTTCTGAAGCTACGCCCTTGCTAATTGAGGCCGCAGAATAAAGTGGCCTAGCACAACTGGTGCCTACCATACTTAAACAAACAGAGCCCGACTGTTACAGTAACAGTCGGGCTCTGTTTGTTTAAGTATGGTAGGCACCAGTAGCGAGTGACTTACCAGCCGCTACCACCGCTTCCCCAACCATCATCGGCTTTTTTCTTGGCCGGAGCGGCTTTCTTAGCGGGAGCTACAGACTGCTTGGTGGTAGTAGCGTTACCAGCATTTTTGGTACCAGCCGAGGCTGCAGCAGCCTTGGAAGCTGCGGGCTGAGTTGCTACGGGAGCTGGCTCTGGCTCAGGTGCTGCCACAGGAATGGGAGCTGGTGCTGGCGGAATAGGATCTTCAGTCCGGATAGTGCGGCGCACGTAAGGTGCCCGTGGGCGCCCCCGATAATCAG from Hymenobacter taeanensis encodes:
- a CDS encoding M16 family metallopeptidase; the encoded protein is MIQFEEFTLSNGLRCLVHEDHSTPMAVLNILYNVGSRDEDPAHTGFAHLFEHLMFSGSVNIPSYDEPLQMVGGENNAFTSPDITNYYLTLPAANLETGFWLESDRMLSLAFSENGLEVQRKVVVEEFKQNYLNQPYGDVWLKLRPLAYQHHPYQWATIGKEVSHIEDATMQQVRDFFAKHYSPSNAVLVVAGAVTRAEAERLAEKWFGPIPAGTRYERQLPQEPRQTEARFLEVRAEVPVSALYKVYHMPGRGDAHYYDVDLLSDVLGRGKSSRLYQELVKEQPLFNSISASVMGSLEPGLLVVSGKLNAGVSLEEADAAVEQVVARLREELVAEQELEKVKNQAEASIVFSEIELLHRAMNLAYSKLLGDADLVNQESAKVQAVTPERVLAAAQEVLRPDNCSTLYYRAQPQLATASEATPLLIEAAE
- the lipA gene encoding lipoyl synthase; translated protein: MLTLPIIQPEAAAPVAPAKPRKPDWLRVKLPVGPAYANVRRLVDEHKLHTICESGNCPNMGECWGAGTATFMILGNVCTRSCSFCAVATGRPTEFDTDEPRRVAEAIQLMGVKHAVITSVNRDELKDRGASIWYETVVRVKELSPSTTIETLIPDVKANWAALDTMIAGGQEVVSHNVETVGSLYRLVRPQAKYDRSLEQIRRTKEAGKRTKSGIMLGLGETKEEMYRAMDDLVANGLDILTLGQYLQPTKRHLEVAEFIHPDLFAHYREEGLARGLKYVESGPLVRSSYHAERHVNVPI
- a CDS encoding alpha-ketoacid dehydrogenase subunit alpha/beta; the protein is MHFDRKDYSNETLLHLYQGLLKPRLIEEKMLILLRQGKVSKWFSGIGQEAISVGSTLALEPDEYILPLHRNLGVFTGRNIPLDRLFAQWQGKNTGFTKGRDRSFHFGTNEHHIVGMISHLGPQLAVADGIALADKLEERPKVTLTYSGDGGASEGDFHEALNVAAVWQLPVIFMIENNGYGLSTPSNEQFRFKQFIDKGPAYGMQAIQVDGNNVLEVYDTVRRLAEGLRRNPRPVLIEALTFRMRGHEEASGTKYVPQEMFTEWAQRDPVENYEKWLMQEGVLDEEARLRFRETIKREIEEGLRIADATPMPTADVALELADMYAPVGELRGESIEPRAQETDAVAVSPLNSQFAILNSSLSTTTDKRYVDAISDGLRQSMERYPELVLMGQDIADYGGVFKVTDGFVGQFGKGRVRNTPLCESAIVGAGLGLSIKGKKSMVEMQFADFVTCGFNQIVNNLAKSHYRWGQNADVVVRMPTGAGSAAGPFHSQSNEAWFTHTPGLKVVFPSNPVDAKGLICAAIEDPNPVMFFEHKLLYRSLTAPVPDAYYTTPIGKAALVREGDEMSIITYGAGVHWATALADELGLSADILDLRTLLPWDEEAVRKTVEKNGRVIILHEDTLVGGLGGEIAAWIAEHCFEHLDAPVQRVASLDTAVPFAPPLEKVFLPQQRLRQTVEKLRNY
- the ytxJ gene encoding bacillithiol system redox-active protein YtxJ codes for the protein MTPWQPLTQAEQLTDIVRESYEQPIIIFKHSTSCSISAAAKAKIERQWSEANLDSTKLYYLDLLRFRPISNEIAEKFSVRHESPQLLVIQNGECRFDASHMSIRLSDVKEAVAVK
- a CDS encoding DUF805 domain-containing protein produces the protein MQELFSIRGRLRRQTYWFRTLAIYGLVMLAYALASQVQYASPKSEMLAAAGVGLVIFLGIIVANIQVIKRLHDTNLSGWWWLLFLLPIVSYGLSIGMSFVEGTRGQNRFGPDPKRPRAYEDELTAETA
- a CDS encoding OsmC family protein, coding for MSTATARYAGHLRTEATHVASGNTILTDAPVDNHGRGEAFSPTDLVSAALGSCMMTIMGIVAERHEVDLTGVTYDVTKHMAAEPRRIRQIDVTFRMPAVLPEKERTILENAARTCPVALSLNPEIQQEVRFIYA